A genome region from Hymenobacter tibetensis includes the following:
- a CDS encoding zinc ribbon domain-containing protein YjdM, giving the protein MDVKDSNGNLLTEGDSVTLIKDLKVKGSSLTLKRGTVVKNIRLTNSSAEIEGRAGGSTMVLKTEFLKKG; this is encoded by the coding sequence ATGGACGTAAAAGACAGCAACGGCAACTTGCTCACGGAAGGCGACTCGGTAACGCTCATCAAAGACCTGAAGGTGAAAGGCTCTTCGCTTACACTCAAGCGCGGCACGGTGGTTAAGAACATTCGCCTCACCAACTCGTCCGCCGAAATAGAAGGCCGCGCCGGTGGCAGTACCATGGTATTGAAGACCGAGTTTTTGAAGAAGGGGTAG
- a CDS encoding M48 family metalloprotease, with the protein MSTLLSHSLRTGLTLTLLLPLAGSRLAATESVVLPAPPPVQGAQPDPQVIAQFGLLNNTGLQSYIDNKGMQMGRISDRPADVKGFTIVDSPIINAFATPDGHVYFTRGIMAHFNNEAQFSGVLGHEIGHITARHGQKQQTRSTIANGALLLGSILSRRVASIAEPASQVVGLGLLKYGRDDENESDKLGVKYSSKIGYDPASMADFFLTLQRTEQSSGAATVPTFLSSHPNSADRYTNVKKLAQQAEQQAGRQLAVNRDQYLRMIEGLPYGDNPREGYVENSVFYHPDLKFQFPVPQGWKSQNSPSQFQMAEPNGKAVIILLPAGNKSLDETAQALVQQLKLQNPQATRTTINNFPAIAIQGDQVGQNQSGQQGITASSLSYVIQDGQTLYALVGLCGPGTLNTYGGAFQNVAQGFRRLTDANKLNRQPEKVRIKTAKAGQTLAQALAANGIPAKRYEELAILNGMKTTDKMTAGMLFKVVGK; encoded by the coding sequence ATGTCTACTCTTCTTTCCCACTCCCTGCGCACCGGACTTACGCTAACCCTGTTGCTGCCGCTAGCCGGCTCCCGCTTAGCCGCCACCGAATCGGTGGTGCTGCCTGCCCCGCCGCCGGTGCAGGGCGCTCAGCCCGACCCACAGGTTATTGCCCAATTCGGCTTGCTCAACAATACCGGCCTCCAAAGCTACATCGACAACAAAGGCATGCAGATGGGCCGGATTTCCGATCGGCCAGCTGATGTGAAGGGCTTCACCATCGTCGATTCACCCATCATCAACGCTTTTGCTACCCCTGATGGCCACGTGTACTTCACGCGGGGCATTATGGCGCATTTCAACAATGAGGCGCAGTTCAGCGGTGTGCTCGGCCACGAAATCGGTCATATTACAGCCCGCCACGGCCAGAAGCAGCAAACGCGTTCCACTATTGCCAACGGAGCACTGTTGTTGGGGTCCATCCTTTCGCGGCGGGTGGCGTCTATTGCGGAGCCTGCCTCACAAGTAGTGGGCCTAGGCTTGCTTAAATACGGTCGCGACGACGAAAACGAATCCGATAAGTTGGGCGTGAAGTACTCCAGCAAGATCGGTTACGACCCTGCGTCCATGGCCGACTTCTTCTTAACGCTCCAGCGCACCGAGCAAAGCAGCGGGGCCGCTACGGTGCCCACTTTCCTTTCGTCGCACCCCAACTCTGCCGACCGCTACACCAACGTGAAAAAGCTGGCCCAACAAGCCGAGCAGCAAGCCGGCCGCCAGCTGGCCGTCAACCGCGACCAGTACCTACGCATGATCGAGGGCCTGCCTTACGGCGACAATCCGCGGGAAGGCTACGTAGAGAACAGCGTGTTTTATCATCCCGATCTGAAGTTTCAGTTTCCGGTGCCGCAGGGGTGGAAGTCACAGAATTCACCCAGCCAGTTTCAGATGGCCGAGCCCAACGGGAAAGCCGTTATTATTCTGCTGCCCGCCGGCAATAAGTCGCTCGACGAAACCGCTCAAGCCTTGGTGCAGCAGTTGAAGCTGCAAAACCCTCAAGCCACCCGCACCACCATCAACAACTTCCCCGCTATTGCCATCCAAGGCGACCAGGTGGGGCAAAACCAGTCGGGCCAGCAAGGTATTACGGCTAGCTCGCTTTCCTACGTCATTCAGGATGGCCAGACGCTCTACGCCCTTGTAGGGCTCTGTGGCCCTGGCACCCTGAACACCTACGGTGGTGCGTTCCAGAATGTAGCCCAAGGTTTCCGTCGCCTCACCGATGCCAACAAGCTCAACCGCCAGCCCGAGAAGGTGCGCATCAAAACCGCTAAAGCCGGTCAAACATTGGCACAAGCACTAGCTGCCAACGGTATTCCAGCCAAACGCTACGAAGAGCTAGCCATCCTCAACGGTATGAAGACCACCGATAAGATGACGGCAGGAATGCTGTTTAAAGTAGTAGGGAAGTAG
- a CDS encoding type IX secretion system plug protein — protein MMKQLLRSGVHLFSSVPSLQFTAYKLKVRATFASMPRYSYLASFLLLATACVPLGTPITDPNAARRPTSTGQRPPEYYADKTLRYQDYIYDSDVRSVQCYVASGSTNEIFTPPIVPITQEQPILLEFDIVGEQSQRLTAKLVHCDVDWKPSILTDMQFLTEINEFLFTNYRTSVNTKVPYFHYRLQVPRVKLSGNYLLVVQGNGNTPLLTRRLLVYENGVQIAMKQGIPVAGTERYTLQQIDFGIRYNTQLVNPAQEVKVVLRQNFRWDNAKYGLRPTFVRDAERQLDYQYFNFENAFPALSEFRFFDLRTFRSIGIGVAQLDATASPRTALLQLDASRANQAYTQFDDINGQRVIESREYGNGATNADYLNVTFQLKAEQPAAGPVYVLGAFNDWQFKDEFKLAYNVETQLYTGQALLKQGYYNYIYATQTPQGPNSAVWEGSHQETENQYDLLVYYRPPGTRADLLIGYQSLDVNNRQ, from the coding sequence ATGATGAAGCAATTGTTACGCAGTGGCGTGCACTTGTTTTCCAGTGTCCCTTCGTTGCAATTCACCGCCTACAAACTGAAAGTTCGCGCTACATTCGCCTCTATGCCCCGCTACTCCTACCTCGCTTCCTTTCTATTGCTGGCTACAGCCTGCGTGCCGCTCGGTACACCCATTACCGACCCTAATGCCGCTCGGCGTCCCACCAGCACCGGACAACGTCCCCCTGAGTATTACGCCGACAAAACGCTGCGCTACCAGGACTATATCTATGACTCGGATGTGCGCTCGGTGCAGTGCTACGTGGCCTCTGGATCAACCAACGAAATTTTCACCCCGCCTATCGTACCCATCACGCAGGAGCAGCCTATCCTGCTGGAGTTTGATATTGTAGGCGAGCAAAGCCAGCGCCTTACCGCCAAACTCGTGCACTGCGATGTGGATTGGAAACCGTCTATCCTGACGGATATGCAGTTTCTGACCGAGATAAACGAGTTTCTGTTTACCAACTACCGCACCTCCGTCAACACCAAGGTGCCCTACTTCCACTACCGGCTGCAAGTGCCGCGCGTAAAGCTTTCCGGTAATTACCTGCTGGTGGTGCAAGGCAACGGCAACACGCCGCTCCTGACCCGGCGGCTATTGGTGTATGAGAATGGCGTGCAGATAGCCATGAAACAGGGTATTCCGGTGGCAGGTACGGAGCGCTACACCTTGCAGCAAATCGACTTCGGCATTCGCTACAACACGCAACTGGTTAACCCAGCGCAGGAAGTGAAAGTGGTGCTGCGCCAAAACTTCCGCTGGGACAACGCCAAGTACGGCTTGCGTCCCACCTTTGTGCGCGACGCGGAGCGTCAGCTCGACTACCAGTATTTCAACTTCGAGAATGCCTTCCCGGCGCTAAGCGAGTTCCGCTTCTTCGACCTGCGTACGTTCCGTTCCATCGGCATTGGGGTGGCTCAGCTAGACGCCACGGCCTCGCCCCGTACGGCCCTGTTGCAGCTAGACGCCTCACGGGCCAATCAGGCCTATACCCAGTTCGACGACATCAACGGACAGCGGGTAATTGAAAGCCGCGAGTACGGCAACGGCGCCACCAATGCCGACTACCTTAACGTCACGTTTCAGTTGAAAGCCGAACAGCCCGCGGCGGGCCCGGTCTACGTATTGGGTGCTTTCAACGACTGGCAGTTCAAAGACGAATTCAAGCTGGCCTACAATGTCGAGACGCAGCTTTACACAGGGCAGGCCCTGCTCAAGCAAGGCTACTACAACTATATCTACGCCACCCAAACACCCCAGGGCCCCAACAGCGCCGTGTGGGAGGGTAGCCACCAGGAAACCGAAAACCAATACGACCTACTGGTCTATTACCGTCCGCCCGGAACCCGCGCCGACTTGCTGATTGGCTATCAGTCGTTGGATGTAAACAACCGGCAATAG
- a CDS encoding alkaline phosphatase PhoX yields MKHTPTLFVAALLSGGNALAQVACPTLPNDHISRFTSVMPSNQPQDLRIPSTHTFQMLAQGNMPYTNAANGNMLESFDFTGYAPIAGSSTNGYLSINHEGSGTTSGVSILNLNFNAASKVWNVSAKHPVDFAPVAGTINNCSGTVTPWSTIVTSEENTGPTTPTDTNNDGYMDSGWNIEIDPVTRTVKDQDGDGKPDKLWKMGRIKHENIVVAADRRTAYEGADDGSVNSFVYKYIATTPGQLGDGTLYALKLDGAIGTSTTGTWIQIPNSTPAECNTTTATARALGATSFNGTEDIEISPVTGQIYFTAKGTGRTYRFTDGATVSNFEIFVGNPVGVTNQTYNINYGTGTIAEPWGTGNDNLTFDSQGNLYVLQDGDRNHVWVVRPCHTQANPAVEIFAVTPDGCEPTGMTFSPDEKFLFISMQSPGANTLATIDAAGQSVVFNKSTALVIARKGVLGAALSTSKGKAELAQADVYPNPVSGAELKLLLTHSQKETATLTVYNTLGARVLEQPATLTQGVNTLKVPVSKLQSGHYNLVIKTATTTTTRPFIKQ; encoded by the coding sequence ATGAAACACACTCCTACCCTTTTTGTAGCTGCCTTGCTAAGCGGCGGAAACGCCTTAGCACAAGTTGCCTGTCCCACGCTTCCCAACGATCATATCAGCCGGTTCACGTCGGTGATGCCGTCCAATCAGCCGCAGGATTTGCGCATTCCCTCGACCCATACTTTCCAGATGCTGGCGCAGGGCAACATGCCTTACACCAACGCGGCAAACGGCAACATGCTGGAGTCTTTCGACTTCACGGGGTATGCCCCCATTGCGGGCAGCAGCACCAACGGTTACCTCTCCATCAACCACGAAGGCTCTGGCACCACCTCGGGCGTAAGCATACTTAACTTGAACTTCAACGCGGCTTCTAAGGTGTGGAACGTGTCGGCCAAGCACCCAGTGGATTTCGCCCCCGTAGCTGGCACCATCAACAACTGCTCGGGCACCGTTACGCCGTGGAGCACTATAGTAACCTCCGAGGAAAATACTGGCCCGACCACTCCCACCGACACCAACAATGACGGGTACATGGACTCGGGTTGGAACATAGAAATCGACCCGGTTACGCGCACTGTGAAAGATCAGGACGGCGACGGTAAGCCCGATAAGCTGTGGAAGATGGGGCGCATCAAGCACGAGAATATTGTGGTAGCTGCCGACCGCCGCACGGCCTACGAAGGCGCCGATGATGGTTCTGTCAACAGCTTTGTGTATAAGTATATAGCTACTACCCCCGGTCAGCTTGGCGACGGCACGCTTTACGCCTTGAAACTGGACGGTGCCATCGGCACAAGCACCACCGGCACGTGGATCCAAATTCCTAACTCGACGCCCGCTGAATGCAACACCACGACGGCCACTGCCAGGGCGCTGGGCGCCACTAGCTTCAACGGCACAGAAGACATTGAAATCAGCCCCGTGACCGGCCAGATTTACTTTACGGCGAAAGGGACTGGCCGTACCTACCGTTTCACCGACGGCGCTACTGTTAGTAATTTCGAAATTTTCGTGGGCAACCCAGTTGGCGTTACCAACCAAACGTACAACATCAACTACGGTACTGGCACCATAGCAGAACCTTGGGGCACTGGCAACGATAACCTTACCTTCGACTCGCAAGGCAACCTGTACGTGTTGCAGGATGGCGACCGTAACCACGTGTGGGTGGTAAGACCTTGCCACACCCAAGCCAACCCAGCCGTGGAGATTTTCGCGGTGACGCCTGATGGCTGCGAGCCAACCGGCATGACGTTCTCGCCCGACGAGAAGTTTCTCTTCATCTCGATGCAGAGCCCTGGCGCGAACACCTTGGCTACCATAGATGCCGCCGGCCAATCGGTGGTCTTCAACAAATCTACGGCGCTTGTTATTGCTCGCAAAGGCGTACTGGGTGCGGCACTAAGCACCTCGAAAGGCAAAGCCGAACTGGCGCAGGCCGACGTGTATCCGAACCCAGTAAGCGGAGCCGAGCTGAAGCTGCTGCTCACCCACAGCCAGAAAGAAACGGCCACGCTAACGGTGTACAACACGCTGGGTGCCCGCGTACTGGAGCAGCCGGCAACCTTGACCCAGGGCGTAAACACGCTGAAAGTGCCGGTTAGCAAGCTGCAAAGCGGCCACTACAACTTGGTTATCAAAACGGCCACCACCACCACAACCCGTCCATTCATCAAGCAGTGA
- a CDS encoding leucine-rich repeat domain-containing protein yields the protein MRSRLISLLTILFVALHGVQGNTCLAQCALKTSFSLTQALTQSGCVIELNLRGQNLELLPPSMGQLRRLRMLFAHENHLRYLPENLTQLDSLRVLFLNKNSLLDLPPTLGKLHRLRQLQIEQNVLRELPPSVGELDSLHYLMSAYNNFTSLPEQFGQLAELEYCDVSHNQLLFLPASFSRLRNLRYVYLNDNKLQSLPTQLGSLSKLEELNLSNNQLEQLPASIGDCQSLKVLILSGNQLKTLPKSLGNLSKLEILILNDNQLTTLPRSLSKLKQLKTIIVKQNAFTPAARRQAETALPGAKLYF from the coding sequence GTGAGGTCCCGTCTGATTTCCTTACTAACCATTCTATTTGTTGCCCTGCACGGTGTGCAGGGCAACACTTGTTTGGCGCAATGTGCTCTGAAAACCTCTTTTTCGCTAACCCAAGCACTAACCCAGTCGGGCTGCGTCATCGAGCTTAACCTGCGGGGCCAGAACCTGGAGCTGCTGCCGCCGAGTATGGGGCAGCTCCGGCGGTTGCGGATGTTGTTTGCCCACGAAAATCATCTGCGCTACCTCCCCGAGAATCTTACGCAGCTGGATAGTTTGCGGGTGCTGTTTCTCAACAAGAACAGCTTGCTGGATTTGCCCCCGACGCTGGGCAAGCTGCACCGGCTGCGCCAATTGCAAATAGAGCAAAACGTGCTGAGAGAACTGCCGCCCAGTGTTGGGGAGCTTGATAGCCTGCACTACCTAATGAGCGCCTACAACAACTTCACCTCACTGCCCGAGCAGTTTGGACAGTTGGCCGAGCTGGAGTATTGCGATGTTTCGCACAATCAATTGCTGTTTCTGCCCGCTTCTTTCAGCAGGCTGCGCAACCTGCGCTACGTGTACCTGAACGACAACAAGCTGCAAAGTCTGCCCACTCAGCTCGGGAGTTTAAGTAAGCTGGAAGAACTGAACCTGTCCAACAACCAGCTAGAGCAGCTTCCCGCCAGCATCGGCGACTGCCAGAGCCTGAAGGTGCTTATTCTGTCTGGCAACCAACTGAAGACGCTACCCAAGAGCTTAGGCAACCTAAGCAAGCTGGAAATACTGATTCTCAACGACAACCAGCTCACAACCCTGCCTCGCTCCTTAAGCAAGCTGAAACAGTTGAAAACCATCATTGTGAAGCAAAATGCCTTCACGCCCGCCGCCCGCCGCCAAGCCGAAACGGCACTACCGGGCGCTAAACTTTATTTTTGA
- a CDS encoding cytochrome-c peroxidase, whose translation MFFRSTKHATFVRPLLLGLSVLLFSFAVLRQPPAEQVKTYYETHLRQMHTILAHFQARTYQADTTELRAEFAACRMAYKHLEFAVEYYYPHAASRINGAALPETEPGEPGEVIPPTGFQVLEEYVYAAPDNRANRDLIHQEIDNLLYQVRQLELQLPYLAFSEIELFDALRLNLYRLAAKGVSGFDSPAAHASLSEAAVTLKSSREVLAMFDVPKTLTTQLARCEAAVANPKQDFNSFDRARFFVRYFNPALAALRQAQVQQHIPFVAAKRAVRADAGGYFVADAFDPTFFAPTDAAAPTAAVLKLGEALFKEPLLSGRGGRSCASCHVPGQAYTDGLKVNSSLLADAGLERNTPTLLNAALQPDQFYDSRVHYLEDQVHAVVSNKAEMGGQLSEAPALLRKKGAYAKLFTQAFAAEKQPVSERNIRRAVAAYVRSLVRLDSRFDRYLRGDTAVLSGQEVLGFNLFMGKAQCGTCHYMPLFNGTVPPLYDKTESEVLGVPTAADTLHPKLDTDQGKFLLYGVAHQKHAFKTPTVRNAALTPPYMHNGVYQTLEEVMDFYNKGGGAGMGLSVPTQTLAEDRLNLTKTEQQSIIAFIKSLNDTREVAY comes from the coding sequence ATGTTTTTTCGCTCAACTAAACACGCCACGTTCGTCCGGCCATTGCTACTTGGGCTGTCGGTGCTGCTGTTCTCGTTTGCAGTGCTGCGCCAGCCGCCAGCCGAGCAAGTAAAAACCTATTATGAAACTCATCTGCGCCAGATGCATACCATCCTGGCGCACTTTCAGGCACGTACTTACCAAGCTGATACCACTGAATTGCGCGCCGAATTTGCAGCTTGCCGGATGGCGTACAAGCATCTGGAATTTGCCGTTGAGTACTATTATCCGCACGCGGCGTCGCGCATCAATGGCGCTGCCCTGCCTGAAACCGAACCGGGTGAACCCGGCGAGGTCATTCCGCCTACCGGCTTTCAGGTGCTGGAAGAGTACGTGTACGCCGCCCCCGACAACCGCGCCAACCGGGACTTAATTCATCAGGAAATCGACAACCTGCTCTACCAAGTGCGCCAGCTTGAGTTGCAGTTGCCGTACCTGGCTTTTTCGGAAATAGAACTATTTGACGCCCTGCGGCTGAACCTGTACCGCCTAGCTGCTAAAGGGGTATCCGGCTTTGATTCGCCGGCCGCTCATGCGTCACTGTCCGAAGCCGCCGTTACGTTGAAATCCAGCCGGGAAGTGCTGGCGATGTTCGACGTACCAAAAACCCTTACCACGCAATTAGCCCGTTGTGAAGCCGCCGTAGCTAACCCCAAGCAGGACTTCAACAGCTTCGACCGGGCCCGATTTTTCGTGCGCTACTTCAACCCGGCGCTAGCGGCGCTGCGGCAGGCCCAAGTACAACAGCATATTCCGTTTGTAGCCGCCAAGCGCGCCGTGCGGGCCGATGCCGGCGGTTACTTTGTGGCGGATGCCTTCGACCCAACATTCTTTGCGCCCACTGATGCTGCCGCGCCTACGGCGGCCGTGTTGAAACTGGGAGAAGCCCTGTTTAAAGAACCACTGTTATCGGGCCGAGGTGGACGTTCGTGCGCCAGCTGCCACGTACCCGGCCAGGCCTACACCGATGGCCTAAAAGTGAACAGTTCGTTGCTGGCTGATGCCGGGCTGGAGCGCAACACCCCTACCCTACTCAACGCCGCCCTCCAACCCGATCAGTTCTATGACAGCCGGGTGCACTATTTAGAAGACCAGGTGCACGCTGTCGTGTCCAACAAGGCCGAAATGGGAGGGCAGCTAAGCGAAGCGCCCGCGCTACTTCGCAAGAAGGGCGCCTACGCCAAGCTGTTTACCCAAGCCTTTGCCGCAGAGAAACAGCCTGTTTCTGAGCGCAACATCCGGCGTGCGGTAGCTGCTTACGTCCGCTCCCTCGTGCGCCTCGACAGCCGCTTCGACCGGTACCTGCGCGGCGACACCGCCGTACTCAGCGGCCAAGAGGTGCTCGGCTTCAACTTGTTCATGGGCAAGGCACAATGCGGCACCTGCCACTACATGCCTCTCTTCAACGGCACCGTGCCGCCCCTCTACGACAAAACAGAAAGCGAAGTACTAGGCGTGCCCACCGCCGCCGACACCTTGCACCCCAAACTGGACACCGACCAAGGCAAGTTTCTACTCTACGGCGTTGCCCACCAAAAGCATGCTTTCAAAACGCCCACCGTCCGCAACGCGGCTCTTACGCCACCCTACATGCATAACGGTGTGTATCAGACGCTGGAAGAAGTAATGGACTTCTACAACAAAGGCGGCGGAGCAGGCATGGGCCTGTCCGTACCAACCCAAACCTTGGCCGAAGACCGGTTGAACCTGACCAAGACCGAACAGCAGTCCATCATTGCCTTTATCAAGTCATTGAACGATACGCGGGAAGTGGCTTACTGA
- a CDS encoding metallophosphoesterase, whose protein sequence is MKRRKFLKGFAGLTGLGFVSGLYAWQVEPFWLEFVALDMPIKNLPKELIGKTLIQISDIHVGKRFDHKFIIESFEKAKTYDPDFVVYTGDYVSTYKDEVQYRELEETLSNCVKGKIATVGILGNHDYGKNWGQAEVADKIGLLLEKNGITLLRNEQKEFAGLNIIGLDDYWGLNFNPQQILTEYNNAKPSVLLCHNPDVCDLDVWNGYEGWILAGHTHGGQCKPPFLPPPLLPVKNSKYSSGKIELSNNRTLYINRALGHLWQIRFNVRPEITVFKLSAT, encoded by the coding sequence ATGAAGCGTCGTAAATTTTTAAAGGGATTCGCAGGACTTACTGGACTTGGCTTTGTAAGTGGGCTTTACGCTTGGCAAGTAGAGCCCTTCTGGCTGGAATTTGTTGCCTTGGATATGCCAATCAAAAATCTACCTAAAGAACTGATTGGAAAAACCTTAATACAGATTAGTGATATTCATGTGGGTAAACGTTTTGACCACAAGTTTATAATTGAGTCTTTCGAAAAAGCCAAGACGTATGATCCTGACTTTGTCGTTTACACCGGTGATTATGTAAGTACTTATAAAGACGAAGTTCAGTATAGGGAATTAGAAGAAACGTTATCGAACTGTGTAAAGGGAAAAATTGCTACAGTCGGTATTTTAGGGAATCATGACTATGGTAAAAATTGGGGACAAGCTGAGGTAGCAGACAAAATAGGGCTACTGCTTGAAAAGAACGGCATTACGCTCTTACGGAATGAGCAGAAGGAATTTGCAGGGTTAAATATTATTGGCCTCGACGACTATTGGGGATTAAACTTTAATCCTCAACAGATTCTAACTGAATACAACAACGCTAAGCCATCAGTTTTACTGTGTCACAATCCTGATGTTTGTGATTTGGATGTGTGGAATGGATATGAAGGCTGGATACTAGCGGGTCATACACACGGTGGACAATGTAAACCACCCTTTCTGCCACCACCTTTGCTGCCGGTTAAGAACAGTAAATACAGTTCAGGAAAAATAGAGCTTTCAAATAATAGAACCCTCTATATCAACAGGGCACTTGGGCACTTATGGCAAATTAGATTTAATGTAAGACCTGAAATAACAGTATTTAAATTATCAGCGACATAA
- a CDS encoding ABC-F family ATP-binding cassette domain-containing protein: protein MISISDLDFHFGSRTLYDKANLHIKPKDKIGLIGLNGRGKSTLLRILVGEYKPDGGSISMSKDVSLGFLNQDLLSYDSHEPILIVAMQAFAEALDVQKKIDVVLQEFETNYTDDLVEKLADLQERFESLGGYTMQARAEEILEGLGFTTEELQKPLKLFSGGWRMRVMLAKILLQQPSLLLLDEPTNHLDLPSIKWIENYLAGYEGAVIIVSHDREFLDRTTNTTVEVTGGKLVPYAGNYSYYIEEKEERNLIQKGAFENQQAQIKQAERFIERFKAKASKAKQAQSRVKALDKLERIEDVAGDDARVNIKFNFTVTPGRHILRMEHVGKKYGEKIIFRDTHVHIERGDKIALIGANGKGKSTLMRLVAGQEAPTNGNHQLGHNVIMSFYAQHQLESLRIENEILQEMIEAGSRRTEMELRSVLGSFLFTGEEVYKKIKVLSGGEKSRVALAKTLISEANFLLLDEPTNHLDMQSVNILIQALDQYEGTYIVISHDRFFVENVANKIWYIEDYQLKEYPGTYAEYEQWQEDREKAAKKAGLPSPSAPKPLPKEEKKVETTPAKTPSPDQKKALKELADVEKKIDEREKELAVYEKQLADPQIYQNAAQLKDATLKFEQVKKELAQLNDRWEMLAEM, encoded by the coding sequence ATGATTTCGATTAGCGACCTAGACTTTCATTTTGGCTCCCGTACGCTCTACGACAAAGCCAACCTCCACATAAAGCCCAAAGACAAAATCGGCCTGATTGGCTTGAACGGTCGGGGCAAATCCACGCTGTTGCGCATTCTGGTGGGCGAGTACAAGCCCGACGGTGGCAGCATTTCCATGAGCAAGGACGTAAGCCTTGGCTTCTTGAACCAGGACTTGCTGAGCTACGATTCGCACGAGCCCATCCTGATTGTGGCCATGCAGGCTTTTGCCGAGGCTCTGGATGTGCAAAAGAAGATCGACGTGGTACTGCAGGAGTTCGAAACCAACTACACCGACGACTTGGTCGAGAAGCTGGCTGATTTGCAGGAACGTTTCGAATCGTTGGGTGGCTACACCATGCAGGCCCGCGCCGAAGAGATTCTGGAAGGCCTCGGCTTCACCACCGAGGAGCTACAGAAGCCGCTGAAGCTGTTTTCGGGTGGCTGGCGGATGCGCGTAATGCTGGCCAAAATCCTGCTACAGCAACCCTCGTTGCTGCTGCTCGACGAACCAACCAACCACTTGGACTTGCCGTCTATCAAGTGGATCGAGAACTACCTGGCGGGCTACGAAGGCGCCGTTATCATTGTGAGTCACGACCGGGAATTCCTGGACCGCACCACTAACACCACTGTGGAAGTAACGGGCGGCAAGCTGGTGCCTTACGCTGGCAACTATTCGTACTACATCGAGGAAAAAGAAGAGCGTAACCTGATTCAGAAAGGCGCTTTCGAGAACCAGCAGGCCCAAATCAAGCAGGCCGAGCGGTTTATTGAGCGGTTCAAGGCCAAGGCCAGCAAGGCTAAGCAGGCCCAAAGCCGCGTGAAAGCCCTGGACAAACTGGAGCGCATCGAGGACGTAGCCGGTGATGATGCCCGCGTGAACATCAAGTTCAACTTCACCGTAACGCCGGGCCGCCACATTCTGCGCATGGAGCACGTGGGCAAGAAATACGGCGAGAAAATCATCTTCCGCGACACGCACGTGCACATCGAGCGGGGCGACAAAATTGCCCTCATTGGAGCCAACGGCAAAGGTAAATCCACGCTGATGCGCTTGGTGGCCGGTCAAGAGGCACCCACCAACGGCAACCACCAGTTGGGCCACAACGTCATCATGTCGTTCTATGCGCAGCACCAGTTGGAAAGCTTGCGCATCGAAAACGAGATTCTGCAGGAGATGATTGAGGCTGGTTCGCGGCGCACCGAAATGGAGCTGCGTTCCGTACTGGGTTCGTTCCTATTCACGGGCGAGGAAGTGTACAAGAAAATCAAGGTGCTCAGCGGAGGCGAAAAAAGCCGCGTGGCCCTGGCTAAAACCCTGATTTCGGAAGCCAACTTCCTGCTCCTCGACGAACCGACCAACCACCTGGATATGCAGTCGGTGAACATCCTGATTCAGGCCCTGGACCAGTACGAAGGCACTTACATCGTCATCAGCCACGATCGGTTCTTCGTGGAGAATGTGGCCAACAAAATCTGGTACATCGAAGACTACCAGTTAAAGGAATACCCCGGCACCTACGCCGAATATGAGCAGTGGCAGGAAGACCGGGAAAAGGCCGCCAAGAAAGCCGGCTTACCTTCGCCCTCAGCGCCTAAGCCACTGCCGAAAGAAGAGAAGAAAGTGGAAACTACACCAGCCAAAACTCCTTCGCCCGACCAGAAAAAGGCGCTGAAAGAGTTGGCTGATGTGGAGAAGAAAATCGACGAGCGGGAAAAGGAACTGGCCGTCTACGAAAAGCAGCTTGCCGACCCGCAGATTTACCAGAACGCCGCCCAGTTAAAGGACGCCACGCTTAAATTCGAGCAGGTGAAAAAAGAACTGGCCCAACTCAATGACCGTTGGGAAATGCTAGCAGAAATGTAA